The Aspergillus luchuensis IFO 4308 DNA, chromosome 7, nearly complete sequence genome has a segment encoding these proteins:
- a CDS encoding EthD domain-containing protein (COG:S;~EggNog:ENOG410PWSH;~InterPro:IPR011008,IPR009799;~PFAM:PF07110;~go_function: GO:0016491 - oxidoreductase activity [Evidence IEA]), with amino-acid sequence MPIIKQLIALRRRAGLTREEFFDYHYQVHGALSKGPSPSETPLKYFQTHFLDTAYHVDPSRKIPNAHPAWAFNDGLTELYLSSEEHMVQNFASEWVRTKVGPDGANFSDFGAVMPMFVREEMVPLAAIESATPTRERSFVGMYFVALSDAQHSGEKNGEMIDKFTSLLKQHASTEVLDLVVNAPTEVGFDLSAYFGGGRSVPSYYVFMIVLRGKESISAVRKVQRIFEDAYAGVLDLPATWIGFGERAVVLDQSEGIEFDLKRQPYKME; translated from the exons ATGCCCATCATCAAACAATTAATCGCCCTGCGACGAAGAGCCGGCTTGACAAGAGAAGAATTCTTCGACTACCACTACCAAGTACATGGGGCCCTAAGTAAAGGCCCTAGTCCATCTGAAACGCCCTT GAAATACTTCCAAACCCACTTCCTCGACACCGCATATCACGTCGACCCTTCTCGAAAGATACCAAACGCTCACCCAGCATGGGCCTTCAATGACGGTCTCACAGAGCTCTATCTCTCCTCGGAGGAACACATGGTCCAGAATTTTGCTTCCGAGTGGGTCAGGACGAAAGTAGGACCTGATGGGGCGAACTTTTCGGATTTTGGTGCTGTGATGCCTATGTTTGTTAGGGAGGAAATGGTTCCGTTGGCAGCTATTGAGTCGGCGACTCCAACACGGGAGCGTTCTTTTGTTGGCATGTACTTTGTCGCGTTAAGTGATGCGCAGCATTCCGGggagaagaatggagagaTGATCGATAAGTTTACATCTCTTCTCAAGCAACATGCCTCCACTGAAGTGCTAGATTTGGTGGTTAATGCTCCTACTGAGGTAGGCTTTGATCTTAGTGCTTACTTTGGGGGTGGGCGGTCTGTTCCCAGTTATTATGTGTTCATGATTGTGCTACGGGGAAAGGAGTCGATTAGTGCTGTGCGGAAGGTACAGAGGATCTTTGAGGATGCGTATGCGGGGGTGTTAGATCTCCCGGCGACCTGGATTGGGTTTGGTGAGCGTGCTGTTGTGTTGGATCAGAGTGAGGGGATTGAG TTTGATCTGAAAAGACAGCCGTATAAGATGGAATGA
- a CDS encoding zinc-binding alcohol dehydrogenase family protein (COG:Q;~EggNog:ENOG410PKEZ;~InterPro:IPR013149,IPR036291,IPR020843,IPR011032;~PFAM:PF00107;~go_function: GO:0016491 - oxidoreductase activity [Evidence IEA];~go_process: GO:0055114 - oxidation-reduction process [Evidence IEA]), with product MPPEDENTALYVDEDVSFSVRRQQEIPTPADDEILIETQFSGTNPADLKHATLLGIYPAVLGYDFCGTVLKAPTSSTFQPGDLVAGYTPTGINRPPKYGTHQRYLACPEDMVFPVPAALPLHHAASLTVVAMTAADALYNIFNLPLPHEHDNQAKTTKSLLIWGASSSVGLCALQLARVSGVHPIIVTASPERHSLLQELGATRCFDYKSSSVISDIKATVRDSQQGPLTCGFDAVGSHKGGVSSAQLVAECCSEDATLVSVVVQSDLKFKMPIATPNRNVVIKVQDVPFPITIPARPADYQRAWRALTWAVENYGVKFRLPSVDVFEGTAEEAMEELKAIADGGRFGKLALKHPLQ from the coding sequence ATGCCTCCTGAAGACGAGAACACAGCTCTGTACGTGGATGAAGACGTGAGTTTCTCGGTCCGTCGCCAACAGGAAATTCCTACTCCAGCCGATGATGAAATCCTTATCGAAACGCAATTTTCTGGAACCAATCCCGCCGATCTCAAACATGCCACGCTCCTAGGCATCTATCCTGCAGTTCTTGGATATGACTTTTGCGGCACAGTTCTCAAGGCCCCTACCAGTTCGACATTTCAACCCGGAGACCTAGTTGCTGGATACACACCCACCGGAATAAACCGACCGCCCAAATACGGTACCCATCAGCGATACTTGGCATGTCCCGAGGATATGGTCTTTCCAGTCCCTGCAGCACTACCACTACACCATGCTGCGAGTTTGACGGTGGTGGCCATGACTGCTGCGGATGctctatataatatcttcAACCTTCCTCTGCCGCATGAACATGACAACCAAGCGAAAACTACGAAGTCCTTGTTGATTTGGGGCGCCTCATCGAGCGTTGGTCTTTGTGCTCTCCAGCTCGCTCGTGTGAGTGGTGTTCATCCGATTATCGTCACTGCTTCTCCAGAGAGACATTCCCTACTACAAGAGCTTGGGGCCACTCGCTGCTTTGACTACAAGTCTTCCAGTGTTATTTCGGATATTAAAGCGACCGTGAGAGATTCTCAGCAGGGTCCATTGACATGCGGATTTGATGCAGTTGGAAGCCATAAGGGAGGTGTCAGCTCCGCACAGCTAGTTGCTGAGTGCTGTTCGGAAGATGCAACGCTTGTATCTGTTGTTGTTCAGAGTGACCTCAAATTCAAGATGCCTATTGCCACCCCGAACAGGAATGTGGTTATCAAGGTCCAGGATGTGCCATTCCCGATTACGATCCCTGCAAGACCGGCAGATTATCAGCGTGCGTGGCGTGCGCTGACCTGGGCCGTGGAGAATTATGGTGTTAAGTTTCGACTGCCTTCTGTCGATGTATTTGAAGGGACGGCAGAAGAGGCGATGGAAGAGTTGAAGGCGATAGCAGATGGAGGAAGGTTTGGGAAGCTGGCGTTGAAGCATCCACTACAGTAG